The DNA region GTTAAATAGTGGGTCTGAGGGAACCTCTCCTGGTGTGCTAAAAGAGAATGACAAAAATGATCAAACAGGAAGTCCTGCCCGAAGGGATAGTTTCCCGAGTTCTGAGAACGTAAATACTGGCAGGTACGAAGCGGTAAGAATTGGCGCACCAGAGGGACCCTCAAATGTGGTTAAAGGAATCGATGAAAGAGTTGAATCATCAAATATGATTCCGGGGGGTATTACTCCAAGTACGCATTCAGAATCTACAGGAGGGGTAGATCtacaaaatgttttaaaggATAATATCTCTACATCTATGGTTACACATTCGGAAGGAAAAGTTGAGCTGCCAGGTGTAGCTGATGAACCCATGGAAAAAGTTCAGCGGCCAAGCGTTTTCCCTGAGAATACCCCAATTTCTGTAGTTACCCTTTATGAAGGAACAGTTGAACTACCGAGTGTAGCTACAGAATTGGATAAACAAATTGAGGCACCAACTGTAGCTGATGAACCCATGGAAAAAGTTCAGCCACCAAGTGTTTACCCTGAGGACGCCCCCATTTCTGTAGTTACCctttctgaaaaaaaagtggagtcTTCCATTAGCTCCCCGGTGAGCAAATTCCCAACTGTCATTAGCGAAACTGATGAGAAGAATGAGACACCTTCTGTAGCGGATGAACCCATGGAAAAGGTTCAGCCGCCAAGTGTTTATCCTCAGGATACCCCCATTTCTGTAGTTACCCATTCTGAAGAAAAAGTGGAGTCTTCCATTAGCTCCACGGAGAGCAATTTCCCAGCTGTTATTAGCGAAACTGGTGAGAAGATTGAGACACCATCAGTAGATAATGAACCCATGGAAAAGGTTCAGCCGCCGAGTGTTTATCCTCAGGATACCCCCATTTCTGCAGTTACCCGTTCTGAAGAAAAAGCGGAGTCTTCCATTAGCCCCCCGGAGAGCAAATTCTCATCTGTGATTAGCGAAACGGATGAGAAGAATGAAACATCGAATGTTAATATTAGGGATCATTCTTTTGAAGATTTAAACAAAGgtgataaaaaggaagaaccgTTAAATGCTGCAAACCATCTCGTAGGTCCAGGTGTGTATCATGaaaggaaaacgaaagaTCTGTCCCCCTTTGCCTCGGCGATGAGCGGTTCTCCCATAGGAATCAGAATAGATGATAAAAAAGATGAATCGTTAAGTATAGGAACTGAGGGAGCCTCTCCTAATGTGTTAAAAGAGCATGATAAGAATAGCGCaacagaaaaagaaggaaatgcTGAAACCACAAATGATCTAACAAAGTCTGAAAAGAAAGATGAAGTGCCAACTGGTTCCTGGAAACATGCGTATCCTAGTATAGTCGAACCTGATAAGAAAGACCCATTTGCTTATGCGACGTGGAAGTGCCTACACCCTAAGGTAAACGAAATTGTTaggaaaaatcaaatttCATATTCGACATGGCAATATTTATATCCAAAGATAAGCGGAACTGAAAAGAACAATCAGTCACCTTTTGCGTCGTGGAAATATACTTATCCTAAGGGGAAGGAATCCGAAAAGATGGATCAAAAATCAAATGCTACTTGGAAGTACCCATCATCTTCTTTTAATGTGCATCAAAGTGAATCGGCAGGAACAAATGCTGAGTCAAATGAAAGTTCTCAGGTTATATTAGAAGAGCAAAGTAGGGAAAAATCACCACCAACCATTTCTTCAATTGATAAATATCCTGTTATAGAAGAACCTGAAGAATTGGAGTACGCACACGAAGGagatgatgaagatgaagatgaagaagctgaTGAGGATGAGGATGAAGGTGAAGGCGAAGACAAACATGGAGCATCGAAAGGTCGTTACCAGAATAGGCTAAATGATTATGCAAcaggtgaaagaaaaataggTAACGCATCAAGAGATAGATATCACCCTAGGGTAGATGATTATGGGGAAGGCACAAACCAAGCTAAGTATGCTGAACCGAAGGATAAGTACAGCCACAGGATTGACGCttatgaagaagaggaggaagacggtaagtatgaagaagaaacagaGAAAAACCTACATAAATTAGATGACTATGAGGAAGACGCAGACCAAGATAGGCATGCCGAACCAAAAGCTAATTACCTACATAGATTAGATGATTACAAAAGAGAGcatggagaggaagaagacacATATGAACATGAAGAGTCAAAAGATGAATATCACCATGAAAATGACCATTATGAAGAGTACCAAGATGGGCATGAAGCATCGAAGGATGAGCATCGCGGTGGATTAGATGATTTGGGGGAAGATGGGCGTATATATGAAGATCCAAGAGATGGATACCATCACATGTTGGACGACTATGAGGGAGATCATGAGGAGGAACAACACACAGAAGGGGTTGAAGAGTCAGCAAATGATTACGACCATACGGTAGATGATTATGAGAAGGAacatgaaggggaagaacacaCAGAAGGGGTTGAAGAGTCAGCAAATGACTACGACCATACGGTAGATGATTATGAGAAGGAACATGAAGGGGAGCACATAGAAGGGGTTGAAGAGCCAGCAAATGATTACAACCATACGTTAGATGATTATGAGAAGGAACATGAAGGGGAGCACATAGAAGGGGTTGAAGAGTCAACGAATGACTACGACCATACGTTAGATCATTTTGAGAGGGAACATGAAGGGGGAGAGCACATGGAAGAGTTTGAAGCGTCAAGAGATGACTATGACCACAGATTGGATGATTATGAGAGACATCATGAAGAGGATGAAATAGAACAAAGGTATGAAGAATCGATAGAGAGACATCCTGATGGGTTAGGAGAAACTGTAGAAGGGGAACATGAAGAGGGGGAacatgaagaggaggaacatGAAGAGGTAGAAATTGTAGAGGGAGATCttgaagaggaggaacatGAAGAGGCAGAAATTGCAAAGAGAGAAATTGTAGAGGAAGAACTTGAAGAGGGGGAAcatgaagagggggaaattgAAGAGGGAGGAATTAAAGAGGGAGAACTCGGAGAGGGAGAAACTATAGAGGAAGAACACGAAGAGGGAGAACTTGAAGGTGGAGAAACTCTAGAGGGAGAACTTGAAGATGAGCTTGGAGAATCGACAAATGATTCTGAATCTAAAAGTCCTTCAAATGATTTAGAAGACGCGGAAGAGTCAGAGgataaagaagaaacaaGCCAAACTAAGCTTAATGTCTTAAcgaaaaataaggaaaagacCAAAGGAGCGAATTCAAAGAGAGAAGcatcttataaaaaaaaatcaaaaggcAAATCAAGTAGTTCAAAGGAACTCTCCGAAGAAGAGTCAGATGAAGAGTCTGATGAAGAGGTATATACGATTGGTTCAAATTCGTCACTAATTAAAAAGGACAAAACTagtaaaaaggaggaaaagaaggacaaaaagaaggataaaaaaaaaaagaaaaagaaaaagaaaaagagaaagaaaaggaaatacaACTGTTGTCTATTATTTTGGTTATAGATGAAATGAAATTGTTACGAGAAGTTTGAGAAGTTAAGACATAAATGTAAGGAACCATTTGTGAAGAAGGTACCGTTTTActagtaattaaaaaaataaataaacaaaattaagaatattGTGAAAGTGCAGTACAAGTACAAGGTTTAAAAGGatccaaaaaggaaagaataaaatgccacttaaaaaattgtccGCGTGACGTTGTGGACGTAGGCTCCATACCCAACTATAGTTATCCTAGCACTAGACATCACACCATTTGGAGTGGCACCTATTTCGTAACGTTTACGTAGTTATGGATAATGTAAGCTATTTACTTTAACGTGGATTTGTGAGACTAGCATtgtaatggaaaaaataatataaaaaaataaagaacatCGTAAAAGTCTACGTTTAATGTGCAGAAGGCTGTAAAAAATACCttagggggagggaaaaaaatatagtgaaGCTTTCACTTTTGAATGGAGcccatcatttttgtgtttttccattttatgtgcaaaatattatttcagTGCAAAGTTCGACTGTTATCGCATGCATTCATATGTACACCTACTtattgaagttttttttatttttttttgtgtaattcTTGTATTACGTGCAccctttaaaaaagtttaagCTGTACGCATTTACACATAAAATTAGGCGCTTACTAATTTAGAGAACTTTAGTGTATAGTAATACTGAATTAGCAgtgtttaacaaaaaaacatttgtttatttacttatttattttcattttttgtaattaaattatttttttaattcttatttaagtttttttttttttaattaaacaaacatgtgaattttttttttttttttaatacaacGTTTTACGTTGGCTGTCCACTATGGTTGTGTAAAACTTGTTCCGATATTCCcctgtaaaaaatgttataacaTGGCAGAAAAGTGCACATGCttagtaaaattaaaattaaaataaaaattggcaGTGTGTTCATACGATACGTTTGGAGCTGTGCACTGTTTTGTCTTTATTTATCAACGCCCCTTTTGTTGGCTTTTAAAATGTGCCATTAAATGCGATCTGCGTGTGGAGGGAGACTTCAACTGTATATTGTTTAAAGCGCtccttaaaaaggggagttaCAAATGAAtggtgaaaaatgaacaaaatgggtacgttatatttttatatactaaACGTGTGCACGGGGGATTTCCTAACAAACGGGAATCACATGCTCACACTATCACATAATCACATGTTCTTACGCTCATGTGCTTGCAAATTTTGGTGAGGGTATTTCCCGCCAAGCTGGAGTGTGTAGGAAGCCCCGCCTAGCAGTCTAATCTGGGGGATTTACAAATTCAATTACGACGTAGAATCATGAAAGTACAGTAGCaatgcatatgcatgtgcCTTCCATTCCTCAAAtggattatttaaaatgttcaatTGTTTCTACATATACTCATTGATGCACCTTGCGTGTTAGCGTGCCTTTTCTTAGCATAATTCGAGCCTGTAGAAAAAGGTTGATTCTTCATTCAGTTCCCCAATCATTTTAGGCCCATGTGGCACagttttttaacaaaattgaattaGCAAATGTATGTAGATCATACTGTGCATAACAATTTTCAGAGATGCAACTATTTTTACGGTAATTCTGGGGCTCTGATACGACTCTTCCTGTGCATGGATCTAACATGTATGCTAAAAGTTTAGGTGAAGTGAAGAAACGGGAAGCACTTGTGTTTTCCTAATCCAATTATAACACTCATTCGAGACAGTTTTGTTAAATTTCCCTTTCCTACCATTTTACCTTATTTGGTGCAATTGCGCAGATCTGCCCCCTTTTCAACGAAACGAAGaacacttattttttttttattacagttttgattatattttcttttaagttaaaagaatttttttaaagtgtacctataatatattactacACTTCACATGGTACCTTTTTGACACTCATCCATTATGAAGTAGGAAAAAACGGAAtacaggcaaaaaaaaaaaaaaaaaaaaaacatagaaACATTAATAGATTGTATACAACTAAAAAGAATTATCATTTTAGAAATATGAAATCGACAGATTAAATCAATCGCATAGAGGGTGAATAATTTGAGCATAcacagttaaaaaaaaaatatgttaatttaattttttttttttttggcttttttttggaggggtATACCCAGTTGAAtcttattaattataatctGTCAATTGTATTTCTACATGATGTGCTATTACGTTTCATTTGATTTAAATCTCATGTTAGTTTCTCGTGCATATAGTAGGACTATATGTTCATAATTGAATTTTATCGCATTTCCATAATAAACTTTTCCATTTAGACAGCATTAAAACGTTTTGATGTTTTATCTCCTCACTCTTTGTTATGGAATGCGCCATCTTTGTTTATTCTTTGGTTACTCCTTTTTAGCTTGCTCCTTCTTTGATGATTCCTTTGTGGATTGTTCACTTTTGGAGGACTCGTTTTTGGACTGTTCATTTGATGCCTGCTGTTCTGCTGAtgattgttttttctttaatttgcCCTGTGGTTGTTCGTTTGACGAATGCGCTTTTGATGGGTCAGGTGAGccatgttctttttttttgcctggGTGTCTTCCTCTTGGAGGTGGTCCATATACCATCAGTTCTTCATCCTCAatttctcttcttctgccTGGGTGTCTTCTTCTTGGAGGTGGTCCATATGCCATCATTTCTTCATCATGATGTTCTCTTCTTCTAACTGGGTGTCTTCCTCTTGGCGGTAGTCCGTATGCTGAGTGGTGTCTTCTGTGATTTTCTGGTCCTTCGTACTCTCTTCGTCTGCCTCGTATTCCAAGTTTTCCATTATATCCTTCTGGTCCGCCAAATTCTTCATATTCTTTTATGATAGTAGGATAATCATCGTCTGTTTTGGGGCcacgttttttctttcttctgcAAGATCCCTTTTCGCATGCATCTAACGAACCAGGTAGCTTACTTTTTAGTGAGCCCCCTTCTTCATcgtcctcttccccttcctcatcatcatttttgttcaatGCCTGGTGGAATCTTTTTTTCAATACGAAAATATCAGGTCCATTTGCCCCAGTATATGGGTTCACTTCGTAGGGGCACTTTTCTCTGAATCCGTAATTTGCTGCTTCGTACTTTTCATCACAATCTTTATTTCCATCTTCCACGTTTTCCTTTAGTTTGTAA from Plasmodium vivax chromosome 4, whole genome shotgun sequence includes:
- a CDS encoding histidine-rich knob protein homolog KPRPC, putative (encoded by transcript PVX_003520A), encoding MATFKRYSFAEKINIFHFLSRTFFFSLLIWLLNCSNYQKCYKRRDQKDHLQNALHSTSSRSLSVVRRGGKYGPPLRTRVVKEVTRGGFKEYEEKYESKHYKLKENVEDGNKDCDEKYEAANYGFREKCPYEVNPYTGANGPDIFVLKKRFHQALNKNDDEEGEEDDEEGGSLKSKLPGSLDACEKGSCRRKKKRGPKTDDDYPTIIKEYEEFGGPEGYNGKLGIRGRRREYEGPENHRRHHSAYGLPPRGRHPVRRREHHDEEMMAYGPPPRRRHPGRRREIEDEELMVYGPPPRGRHPGKKKEHGSPDPSKAHSSNEQPQGKLKKKQSSAEQQASNEQSKNESSKSEQSTKESSKKEQAKKE
- a CDS encoding hypothetical protein (encoded by transcript PVX_003525A), producing the protein MRRIKKYNKREKINIFLFFIKTTFFFVILLTLNCSSHRKYGKTRGEKNDFGDAFDLRTRSLALKYANSNNSPVFKTRIVEEITPAGFKKYDENYESKLFKFMESVDNGKRDCDEKYEGSRYGFRESSPYEVPWKGGYQGPNLIKLRNNFPMRLNFSDDGDDDEGSTSLMDSLPGSLRACERMIYAPMKKIRKKPKEEVKEEPSKYPLRNSMSNGLRLYQKGEEGGGYKLKNQIPGGLREGRRSEESRGAELKNKPKGGLEGGEKGEDSPENAIKSKPKGGLTDRERGEDPQEIALKSKPKGGLKEGEREEDSQEIALKRKTKGGLKEGEREEDPQEIALRNKPKGGLRGAERGEESMGTALKNKPRGGLREVEWRGDSQENALKNTPKGGLREVGRWGDSQENSLKNKLKGGLSDDQKISHLRNTTTKDTPQDVSEHEEIGKSTDFSTKYKHQILKDSEEIGKPTDFSTKNKHEILKDSEEMDKPTDFSTKNKHETLKDSEEIDKPTAVSTVLTHPTIKKYEEIDRSDETYNKYRCPTMRDYIEAEKSSDTSAKYKYSTMRDYPETEKPSDAPAKYRYSTVRDLTGGDKASNNTPHNKYAYVKGFFQLFNSSDPLESDNAATTTEEKVESTNDSARSNSPDEQKENEEKDAIPNRGTYLVGPGVYHERKTKDLSPFASAMSGSSVGIRIDDKRDELLNSGSEGTSPGVLKENDKNDQTGSPARRDSFPSSENVNTGRYEAVRIGAPEGPSNVVKGIDERVESSNMIPGGITPSTHSESTGGVDLQNVLKDNISTSMVTHSEGKVELPGVADEPMEKVQRPSVFPENTPISVVTLYEGTVELPSVATELDKQIEAPTVADEPMEKVQPPSVYPEDAPISVVTLSEKKVESSISSPVSKFPTVISETDEKNETPSVADEPMEKVQPPSVYPQDTPISVVTHSEEKVESSISSTESNFPAVISETGEKIETPSVDNEPMEKVQPPSVYPQDTPISAVTRSEEKAESSISPPESKFSSVISETDEKNETSNVNIRDHSFEDLNKGDKKEEPLNAANHLVGPGVYHERKTKDLSPFASAMSGSPIGIRIDDKKDESLSIGTEGASPNVLKEHDKNSATEKEGNAETTNDLTKSEKKDEVPTGSWKHAYPSIVEPDKKDPFAYATWKCLHPKVNEIVRKNQISYSTWQYLYPKISGTEKNNQSPFASWKYTYPKGKESEKMDQKSNATWKYPSSSFNVHQSESAGTNAESNESSQVILEEQSREKSPPTISSIDKYPVIEEPEELEYAHEGDDEDEDEEADEDEDEGEGEDKHGASKGRYQNRLNDYATGERKIGNASRDRYHPRVDDYGEGTNQAKYAEPKDKYSHRIDAYEEEEEDGKYEEETEKNLHKLDDYEEDADQDRHAEPKANYLHRLDDYKREHGEEEDTYEHEESKDEYHHENDHYEEYQDGHEASKDEHRGGLDDLGEDGRIYEDPRDGYHHMLDDYEGDHEEEQHTEGVEESANDYDHTVDDYEKEHEGEEHTEGVEESANDYDHTVDDYEKEHEGEHIEGVEEPANDYNHTLDDYEKEHEGEHIEGVEESTNDYDHTLDHFEREHEGGEHMEEFEASRDDYDHRLDDYERHHEEDEIEQRYEESIERHPDGLGETVEGEHEEGEHEEEEHEEVEIVEGDLEEEEHEEAEIAKREIVEEELEEGEHEEGEIEEGGIKEGELGEGETIEEEHEEGELEGGETLEGELEDELGESTNDSESKSPSNDLEDAEESEDKEETSQTKLNVLTKNKEKTKGANSKREASYKKKSKGKSSSSKELSEEESDEESDEEVYTIGSNSSLIKKDKTSKKEEKKDKKKDKKKKKKKKKKRKKRKYNCCLLFWL